A DNA window from Phaeobacter sp. A36a-5a contains the following coding sequences:
- a CDS encoding DUF6538 domain-containing protein has translation MLNWHAARVSRRGQKYYVVLTVPKEARAAVGSTQLRISTGTSDLKEAEKKRCDLELQMRQQILRKVQENRLSARDSAFQTAVRELGLTDVSYLFPYCQKIGDVVPQTLADAPPKDRYSANKAIQELSKAETEIRLASLHPEDPSRQLMLLERFDMKPPSPDKAAELVANAKQELERSFGDSKPTVTLSSYLGAFESSLNRRVENGNLQEKTSNSRLKNIGQFIDVVGDLELTELEAKHAYQFAKQLEADGKAHRTIQTRISDVTTMLTEAVQDGELKTNPFNGLKLARFGKTGRNYTPLNDRQLEALFSIRDLPKDVRDIWAVLICTGMRLDEAALCRVRQVSERDGILFIDLRDARVKNEGSRREVPVCDTLAPLIRARVKDKKSDERLFGFSIKSDGKSRASEQCSYWLPLANLPKFADSPDGLYATHSLRGTFKDKLRDAEVNFEVNNAILGHDQHTVSATYGRGPSLQAKKEAVNRPIHRYLEWISEDYPALS, from the coding sequence ATGTTGAATTGGCATGCCGCCAGAGTGAGCCGCCGAGGCCAGAAATACTATGTTGTACTAACCGTCCCGAAAGAGGCACGAGCCGCCGTGGGAAGTACGCAACTGAGGATTTCTACCGGCACCTCTGATCTTAAGGAAGCAGAGAAGAAACGCTGCGACCTTGAACTGCAGATGCGCCAACAGATCCTGAGGAAGGTTCAAGAGAACCGGCTTTCAGCAAGAGACAGTGCATTTCAGACAGCAGTAAGAGAACTGGGCCTCACTGACGTGAGCTACCTATTTCCGTATTGCCAGAAAATTGGCGACGTCGTCCCTCAAACCCTGGCTGATGCACCCCCCAAAGACCGCTATTCAGCCAATAAGGCCATACAGGAACTGTCAAAGGCTGAGACAGAGATACGCCTCGCCTCACTTCATCCTGAAGATCCCTCCAGGCAATTGATGCTGCTGGAACGCTTTGACATGAAGCCACCATCTCCTGACAAGGCCGCCGAACTCGTCGCGAACGCGAAGCAGGAGTTGGAACGCTCCTTTGGCGATAGCAAACCCACAGTCACCTTGAGTAGCTACCTTGGTGCATTTGAAAGCTCACTGAACCGTCGCGTAGAAAACGGGAACTTGCAGGAGAAAACCAGCAATTCAAGACTAAAGAACATTGGACAGTTCATCGACGTGGTTGGAGATCTCGAACTGACGGAACTAGAGGCAAAACACGCGTATCAGTTTGCAAAGCAACTTGAAGCCGACGGAAAAGCACACAGAACAATTCAGACCCGTATCAGCGACGTCACGACCATGCTGACCGAGGCCGTCCAAGATGGCGAACTTAAGACTAATCCGTTCAACGGCCTCAAGCTCGCAAGGTTCGGCAAAACGGGTCGAAACTATACCCCGCTAAACGACCGCCAATTGGAAGCCCTATTCTCAATCCGTGACCTACCTAAAGATGTGCGGGACATCTGGGCAGTCCTGATTTGCACGGGGATGCGCCTTGATGAGGCCGCGCTATGTAGGGTTCGGCAGGTCAGTGAGCGAGACGGAATTCTCTTTATAGATTTGCGCGACGCACGAGTGAAGAACGAGGGGTCGCGAAGGGAGGTTCCAGTTTGCGACACACTAGCGCCGCTAATCCGCGCAAGGGTAAAGGACAAAAAATCTGACGAGCGGCTTTTCGGGTTCTCCATCAAATCAGACGGGAAGAGCCGCGCCTCAGAGCAGTGTAGCTACTGGCTACCGCTGGCAAACTTGCCCAAGTTCGCAGACAGCCCAGACGGACTCTATGCAACGCACTCCCTGCGCGGAACGTTCAAGGACAAGTTGCGTGACGCAGAAGTCAATTTCGAGGTCAACAATGCAATTCTTGGCCATGATCAGCACACCGTGTCTGCGACCTACGGAAGAGGCCCCAGCCTGCAAGCCAAGAAAGAAGCAGTAAACCGACCAATCCACCGCTATCTGGAGTGGATCTCAGAAGATTATCCGGCCCTGAGTTAG
- a CDS encoding CbiX/SirB N-terminal domain-containing protein produces MTDPAPLPPHRPTAVITAHGQPSDPAPQERALADLADAVAALLPDWDIRSATLSTADRLEQVTPKGALIYPFFMANGWFTGSVLPKRLHGHDVHLLPPFGLDPALPELACKALATACEARGWSLPRTRILLAAHGSARGPKAAEAAEAFAAAMRHHLPGTDLVTGYVEEDPRIADAARDLAAAKPEHPTLCLPFFAQSGEHVRDDIPEALADASYPGDILPVLGALPGVPQLIADALRQALLGPNPAADKAGRI; encoded by the coding sequence ATGACCGATCCCGCCCCCCTGCCCCCACATCGCCCGACCGCCGTGATTACCGCGCATGGCCAGCCCTCCGATCCGGCACCCCAGGAACGCGCGCTGGCCGATCTGGCCGATGCCGTCGCTGCGCTGTTGCCCGACTGGGATATCCGCTCGGCCACGTTGTCCACAGCTGATCGACTGGAACAGGTGACACCAAAGGGCGCGCTGATCTATCCGTTCTTCATGGCCAACGGCTGGTTCACCGGCTCGGTGCTGCCCAAGCGGCTCCATGGGCATGATGTTCACCTGTTACCCCCCTTCGGTCTGGACCCGGCCCTGCCGGAACTGGCCTGCAAGGCGCTGGCCACGGCCTGCGAGGCACGCGGATGGTCGCTGCCCCGGACCCGCATCCTTCTGGCCGCTCATGGGTCGGCCCGGGGGCCCAAGGCCGCCGAAGCCGCCGAGGCCTTTGCAGCCGCCATGCGCCACCACCTGCCGGGCACGGATCTGGTCACAGGCTATGTCGAGGAAGATCCGCGTATCGCGGACGCCGCCCGCGATCTTGCAGCGGCCAAACCGGAACACCCGACCCTCTGCCTGCCGTTCTTTGCACAATCCGGCGAACACGTCCGCGACGACATCCCCGAGGCGCTGGCCGATGCCAGTTATCCCGGCGACATATTGCCCGTGCTCGGGGCGCTGCCCGGCGTCCCCCAGCTGATCGCCGACGCCCTAAGGCAGGCTCTCCTCGGACCAAACCCGGCAGCAGACAAAGCCGGTCGGATCTGA
- a CDS encoding recombinase family protein has protein sequence MSQTILYARVSTTEQTIEHQEAQAVAAGFQIDEVIADDGTSGVSTRLAERPEGKRLYDKLRKGDVLVVRWVDRLGRNYQDVTDTIRYFMKKGIVIRTVINNMTFDGETTDPMQEAVRDALIGFMAATAQAQAEATKEAQKAGIAHHKATSPEKFRGRKPAFTREQFDQAQILLAAGQGHSAIAKATGMNRNAVIRIAKDPAKAEAGLLRWGL, from the coding sequence ATGAGCCAGACAATCCTTTACGCCCGCGTCAGCACCACAGAGCAAACCATTGAACACCAGGAAGCCCAGGCGGTCGCAGCAGGGTTTCAGATTGATGAGGTGATCGCGGACGATGGTACATCAGGCGTATCCACCCGGCTAGCAGAGCGGCCCGAAGGTAAAAGGCTGTACGACAAGCTGCGCAAGGGTGATGTGCTGGTGGTACGCTGGGTGGACCGGCTGGGCCGGAACTATCAAGACGTCACAGATACCATCAGGTATTTCATGAAGAAGGGCATCGTGATCCGCACCGTGATCAACAACATGACCTTCGACGGAGAAACTACCGACCCGATGCAAGAGGCTGTGAGAGACGCTCTGATCGGGTTCATGGCCGCGACGGCACAGGCACAGGCGGAAGCCACAAAAGAGGCCCAGAAGGCTGGCATAGCCCATCACAAGGCGACTTCCCCAGAGAAGTTCCGTGGACGTAAGCCCGCATTCACACGCGAGCAGTTTGACCAGGCACAGATTCTCCTGGCTGCAGGTCAGGGGCATTCGGCAATCGCCAAGGCCACGGGGATGAACCGGAACGCTGTTATTCGTATCGCCAAGGATCCAGCGAAGGCGGAGGCCGGCCTCTTGCGCTGGGGTCTCTGA
- a CDS encoding P-loop ATPase, Sll1717 family — translation MVNPIIFSASSRIGKISAEADEEFLFDCFVDVAALSELRQAGSPKMLLLGSTGSGKTALIRKIERDSSSASLIQLDEMALDYLGNSDVIQFLISIDVNLDLFFQALWKHVILIEFIRLKFQVSDEQRSKFVFSQIFEAFARDQRKQRGVEYLRKWESKFWISMDENIREITQNLEKTVNAELGLEVERFNARSGYVRTLSSEKKSQLQRVARKFVAPELLSDLAKVIDTLAEHATKSEPSYILIDQLDENWIDPSIKYPLIRALIESLKSLRRIRDLKTVVALRSDLLEKVILETRNDGFQSEKYEDYIIRLRWDAKLLKRLINERINFLFRRKYNSENVMFEHIFSEKVTNTGKPFTAILDRSLMRPRDIINFVNMCLEASEGHTAVTRKAFGQAERDYSANRLTAMIEEWQNVVVGAGSLIDLLRGKREVFQMAEFCTGDLLDNLVNCFPAVPEHTKDSLWRLVEDATSKSVDPFDLACLLIEKLHLMGAVGVKYDVNLPYQFFFQTQKPLPNSHLTAQTKIRVHPMLHSALGIRS, via the coding sequence TTGGTTAATCCAATTATTTTTAGTGCAAGTTCGAGGATCGGGAAAATATCTGCTGAAGCGGACGAGGAGTTCTTGTTTGACTGCTTTGTCGACGTGGCTGCGCTTTCTGAACTCAGGCAGGCAGGGTCTCCCAAGATGTTGCTACTAGGCAGCACTGGATCCGGAAAAACGGCGTTGATTCGAAAGATTGAACGAGACTCCTCTAGCGCGAGCTTGATCCAATTAGATGAGATGGCCCTTGATTATCTAGGGAATAGTGATGTTATCCAGTTTTTGATTTCGATAGATGTGAATTTAGATCTTTTCTTTCAAGCTTTGTGGAAGCATGTAATTCTTATTGAGTTTATTAGGTTAAAATTTCAGGTTTCTGATGAGCAGAGGTCAAAATTTGTTTTTTCGCAGATATTCGAAGCGTTTGCGAGGGATCAGAGGAAGCAAAGGGGAGTTGAGTATCTGAGGAAGTGGGAGAGTAAATTTTGGATTTCAATGGATGAGAATATTCGAGAGATTACTCAAAACCTTGAGAAAACTGTAAATGCTGAGCTTGGGTTAGAGGTTGAAAGATTCAATGCGAGATCTGGATATGTGCGAACATTGAGTTCTGAAAAGAAATCTCAACTTCAGAGAGTTGCGAGAAAATTTGTTGCGCCGGAGCTTTTGAGTGACCTGGCTAAAGTGATAGATACTCTAGCCGAGCATGCTACTAAGTCGGAGCCAAGCTATATCTTAATTGATCAGTTGGATGAAAATTGGATTGACCCTTCTATTAAGTATCCATTGATTAGAGCGTTGATTGAGAGCCTGAAGAGTCTCAGAAGAATTCGGGACTTGAAGACAGTGGTCGCTTTAAGGTCAGACCTTCTTGAAAAGGTTATTCTTGAGACGCGGAATGATGGCTTCCAGAGCGAGAAGTATGAGGACTACATTATTCGCCTGCGTTGGGATGCTAAGTTATTGAAGAGGTTGATTAATGAACGGATCAACTTCCTTTTTCGCCGGAAGTATAACTCTGAAAATGTAATGTTTGAGCATATATTCAGTGAGAAGGTTACCAATACAGGTAAGCCGTTTACTGCAATCCTTGATCGTAGTTTGATGAGGCCAAGAGATATAATAAATTTTGTGAATATGTGCCTGGAGGCATCCGAAGGACATACTGCAGTTACCCGAAAGGCATTCGGCCAAGCAGAAAGGGATTACTCCGCCAATAGGCTAACCGCGATGATTGAAGAATGGCAGAATGTCGTAGTTGGAGCAGGGTCATTGATTGATCTTCTGAGGGGGAAAAGAGAGGTGTTCCAGATGGCGGAATTCTGTACTGGCGATTTGCTGGATAATTTGGTTAACTGCTTCCCTGCCGTCCCAGAACACACAAAAGACTCCCTGTGGAGACTAGTGGAGGACGCTACATCAAAGTCTGTAGATCCGTTTGACCTCGCGTGCTTGTTGATTGAAAAGCTACATTTGATGGGGGCAGTTGGAGTGAAATATGACGTAAACCTGCCGTATCAGTTCTTTTTTCAAACCCAAAAGCCACTACCAAATAGCCATCTGACTGCGCAAACAAAAATTAGAGTCCATCCGATGTTGCATTCTGCATTGGGTATTCGCTCTTGA